In the Bacillus amyloliquefaciens DSM 7 = ATCC 23350 genome, CATTGGGGAACGACCGGACTGTTTTTCCCGTCCGGGAGGGAGAGCAGCATTTCAGAAATGTGCTGCGTTATCTGGCTGCAGTTTCAGAATCGGAAGAAGCTGATGCCGGCGGACGCTTAAGAAAAGAGCTGGCAGATCCGCGTGTCCGCAAAGCTTTTATTGCCGTCGTGACGGGCAGCCTTACAGAAGAGCTTCTCAAACAGGCTGAGGCAGGACCTTTTGACATGACGGTGTTTTTGGCGAAAGAAACGAATGCCGTGCTTTCGGAAAAAGAACGGAATCTCGCTCTCATCTTCGCTCAGAAGAATATCAAGGTGCAAATGATCAGGGACAAACGGGTGTCCCATGTTGTTTAGAAAGAGAGGTGGCGCGCCATGCCGCATGACGAGAACCAGGGAAGCAGGCTGAGTCTGCTGCTGTTTTATTTTCTCGCTTTTTTATTGTTATGGGAATGGCTCAGGCCGCTGCACAATTTTACGGATACAAAACATACCGGTTTTTTCATCATTTTTATCGGTTTGGCATTTCTGCTGTCATTCTTCCGGATGAGGTGGTACGTCACCGTGCCGTCCTGCATTCTGTTTACGTTGATCAGTATTCATATGCTGTTTTATAAAGGTTCGGTTTTTCAGCCGGAATGGCTCGCTTCTTTTTTGCGGGACGTGATGCTGAATGCCCGGCACATCGGGACCGGAAGATGGAATGATATGAACCCGTCATTCCGCACATTGCTGTTTTTTGTGCTATTATGGCTGCTCGTATATTTACTGCATTACTGGGTGATCTATCAGCGGAAAATATTATTCTTTTTTATCATGACGGTGGCCTATATCACCGTGCTTGATACGTTTACTCCCTATGATGCCGCATACGCCGTCATCCGGATTGTCTTTATCGGCTTTTTGATGATGGGGCTTTTGAATATGGAGCGCATCCGCCTGACGGAACACATAGCGTTTAAAAAAAGGTTGATCATCAAATGGTTTCTGCCGCTGGCGCTGTTTATCTGCGCTTCCGTCCTATTCGGTCTGGCGGCTCCGAAATCAGATCCGAACTGGCCGGACCCCGTGCCGTTTCTGAAAAAAATAACAAATCACAAAGAGGTGCCCGCCGCTGAGAGCAAAATCGGCTACGGCAACCATGATGAAACATTAGGCGGGCCTTTTCAGCAGGACGATACGCCGGTTTTCACATGGAAGGGAAAAGAGCGGGCGTACTTCCGGGTGGAAACGAAGGATACATACACGGGAAAAGGCTGGGTGGAGACCGATCAGGGCATGTCCTATAAACTGAATGGCGGCAATGTGGAAGATATATGGTTTGACCGGAGTGTGCAGACGAGACGTTATACGGCGCAGGTGTCCATTGATGAGAATTATCTTTATAATCACGTCATGTATCCGATCGGCGTCTCCAATATTAAACCGAAGCACTCGATTCAGCTTGAAATGAACGGAAACACCGAGCAAATCACGCCGATCAGTGAACAAGTGGGCAGCATCCGCAATATGGGACGGTACACGGTGACTTTTCACGCGCCCGTCTTTAAACTGAATGACCTCAAAAAAGTGAAAGTGAAACGATACCGTGAGCAGAATCAATTCAATGACCGGTATCTGCAGCTTCCCGACAGCCTTCCGGAAAGAGTGAGACAGCTTGCCGACAGGCTGACGCGGGATCATCATAATATGTTCGATAAAGCGAAGGCGGTCGAGGATTATCTGGGATCTTCCGCATTTTCGTATGATACACAGGATGTCGCCGTTCCGGAGCACAACCAGGATTATGTGGATCAATTTTTGTTTGAAACGAAAAGAGGTTATTGTGATAACTTTTCTTCGGCAATGGCTGTGCTGCTGCGATCTGCGGGAATTCCCGCCCGCTGGGTGAAAGGCTATACATCCGGAGAATATAAAGGCGCGGGCGATCAAAACGGCCATCTTTATGAAGTCACAAACAACAATGCCCATTCGTGGGTAGAAGTATATTTTCCGGATCAGGGCTGGGTGACGTTTGAGCCGACGAAAGGCTTCACCAATCCGACGGAGTTTACGTCAGAGCAGAATCATACAGCGGGAAAAGATGGCGGAAGCTCAGCGGGGAATTCGGATACACCGTCTGACAAGCAGCGCCAGGAAACAAAGCCCGAAAAAAAAGAAACGCCGAAAAAGCGGGAGCACAGTGCGGCTCCGCATCCTGTGATGCACAATAAAACCGCGGCACAGCTGTGGCCGTATGCAGCTATCATCATCGTGATTTCAGCCGCGGCCGCGCTCGTCTGGGTGCTGCGGGCGCGCTGGATTCCGCATGTTGCAGCAGCCAGATTGAAGCGGCGCACGGATGAAGACGTCTTTTTCGACGCATATGCCGCGCTGCTCCGCCAGCTGAAACGAAAAGGGTTCAGCAGGGGAGACGGAGAAACGCTCCGTGATTTTGCCGCGAGGATTGATGAGGCGTACCATACAGACGACATGTCCGAGCTGACGCTGCGCTATGAGCGTGCTTTATACCGCAGCGATAATGCCGCAGAGCTTTGGAATGAATCGGTACAGTTGTGGGAAAATATAATTAAAACAAGATAGTCTTGACCGCATATCGTCCTGTTGTTAGAATAAATGAATGTTAAATGGGAGCCCGGGAGCGTTAAAAAGCCGGGCTTCCGGACAAGTCTTGCGCGACAGAGGGCTGAACGTGTGTCCTCCGTTTTTTCTGTGTCAAAAACTTAGAGGAGATTAGGTGACAACCATGACGAAGTTAGTGAATGAAATGATTCTTGTTCTTGATTTCGGCAGTCAGTATAACCAGCTGATTACCCGCCGGATCCGTGAATTTGGCGTATATAGCGAGCTGCATCCCCATACGTTGACAGCTGAGGAAATCAAAGAAATGAATCCAAAAGGAATTATCCTTTCAGGCGGACCGAACAGTGTATATGATGAAGGATCTTTCCGCTGTGACGAAAAAATCTTTGAACTCGATATTCCTGTATTGGGCATCTGCTACGGTATGCAGCTGATGACTCATTACCTCGGAGGGAAAGTCGAGGCGGCAAGCCAGCGCGAATACGGAAAAGCGAACATTCAGATTCAAGGAACTCCTGACCTGTTCAAAGATCTTCCGGAAGAACAAGTGGTATGGATGAGCCACGGCGACTTAGTCGTACAAGTGCCGGAAGGGTTTACGGTAGATGCGACAAGCCATCACTGCCCGAACTCAGCGATGAGTAAAAAAGACAAAAAATGGTACGGCGTTCAGTTCCACCCGGAAGTCCGCCATTCAGAATACGGAAATGACCTTCTGAAAAACTTTGTCTTCGGTCCTTGTGAATGTAAAGGCGAATGGTCAATGGAAAACTTTATCGAAATCGAAATGCAAAAAATCCGCGAAACAGTCGGAGACAAACAAGTGCTTTGCGCTTTGAGCGGCGGAGTTGATTCTTCTGTCGTAGCCGTTTTGATTCATAAAGCGATCGGCGACCAGCTGACTTGTATTTTCGTCGACCACGGCCTGCTCCGTAAAGGCGAAGCGGAAGGCGTCATGAAAACGTTCAGCGAAGGCTTTAATATGAATGTCATTAAAGTTGATGCGAAAGACAGATTCTTAAATAAGCTGAAAGGTGTTTCTGATCCTGAGCAAAAACGCAAAATCATCGGCAACGAATTCATTTACGTATTTGATGATGAAGCGGTCAAGCTGAAAGGAATCGATTACCTTGCGCAAGGAACGCTTTACACAGACATTATTGAAAGCGGAACGGCAACAGCGCAAACGATCAAATCGCACCACAATGTCGGCGGTCTTCCTGAAGATATGCAGTTTGAACTGATCGAACCGCTTAACACTCTTTTCAAAGATGAAGTGCGCGCGCTCGGCACAGAGCTCGGCATTCCGGATGATATCGTATGGCGTCAGCCGTTCCCGGGACCTGGTCTTGGCATCCGCGTACTCGGCGAAGTAACGGAAGAAAAACTTGAAATCGTTCGTGAATCAGACGCGATTCTGCGCGAAGAAGTGGCAAACCACGGCCTTGAGCGCGACATCTGGCAGTACTTCACGGTTCTTCCTGACATCCGCAGCGTCGGCGTCATGGGAGATGCGAGATCGTATGATTACACAATCGGTATCCGTGCCGTAACTTCAATCGACGGCATGACATCTGACTGGGCGCGTATCCCTTGGGATGTGCTTGAAGTGATTTCGACACGTATCGTCAATGAAGTGAAACACATCAACCGCGTCGTGTATGATATTACAAGTAAGCCGCCTGCGACGATTGAGTGGGAATAAATCAAGATAAAAAACGTCTCTTTTTAAAAAAGAGGCGTTTTTTTTGTCATCTTTTTGAAACCGTTTCGCCCCGATTCGTATCTAACAGCATAGGAGGTGGATAAGGTGAAGGAAGAACGATTGATCAAAAAGGCGAAAAAAGGTGATGCCTCAGCCTTTGAAAAACTGATCACAGCTCATCAGGAGACTTTATATAAAACAGCTTATCTCTATTTGCATCACAAAGAAGACACCCTGGACGCTGTTCAGGAAACGGCTTACAAGGCTTTTCTTCATATCGCGCAGCTGAAGGAGCCGAAATATTTTAAAACGTGGCTGATCCGGATTTTGCTTAATACGATTTTTGCGATGAGGAAAAAGCACGGTGACGTCATCCCGTTTGAGCAGCACCACGATACATGTGCGGAGAACAAGAACGTTGAAGAATACATAGACCTTCGAAATGCTCTGGAAACACTTGATGAACATATACAGCTGACCATTCAGCTTTATTATTTTCAGGATTTTTCGATTTCCATTATCGCTGAACAGACCGGCATGGCGGAAGGCACCGTAAAAACGCATCTGCACAGGGCGAGAAAAGCATTGAAGCAAGAGCTGGAAAAGGAGGATAAACAAATATGGAAAAGCATCAAATGAAGCAATTGTATCAGGACATAGACGTGCCGAAAGCTGAATTGAAAAACGTGATACACAGCGCGGCTGTCCGTGCCGGAAAAGAAGGCGCCGTCAGACGGAGATGGGGAAGAAAACTGATAAACGGCTTCGCGGTTGCTGCTGCTTTGTTTTTTCTGTATCTGTCTTCAGGCTTGTTCATGCCCTCCGTTAATACGGCTATGGGAAACATTCCTGCTGCCGGACAAATTTACAGTCTGTTTCAGGATAAGGCAGGTTCTGCGCTGTTTAAAAGCAATCTGGTGACAAAACTGAACGAGAAAGCGGAATCACGCGGGATCACGGTGACAGTAAAAAGTGTATATTACGACAGCGGACAGCTCGTTTATAACTTTATCGTTGACAATTTGAAATCAGATGAGGAGAGTATTCCTTTTCAAGTCGATTATAAAGATACCCGGAATATATTATCTGAGGATTATGACAGGACTGATATGAAAAAAATGAAAGACGGTCGGTACGGAGGGCAGCTTCGCTTGTTCACGGACGGTTCAAAGCTGAAAGACGGTGATAAGCTTCCGCTTGTCATTACAAAAATCAAGGACATCCCGGGAAACTGGCGCTTTACACTCCCGATCAAAAAACAAAAGTCAGTTTCCCTGGAAGGAACGAAAGCCGTCAATGTAAATAACGGATTATACCGCTTTTTCGATATCCGGGCGGAAAACGGAACGATGGGATCGGCACTCTTATATTCAGTCGACTTTCACGATGCAGCCAAAAATGATGCCATCTCGATTGACGAAGCAACGGATGATGCAGGAAACCATTATGAAATGACGATGTCAAATATTGACCTTGGCAGCAGAAAGAACCTTCCCGGCGGCGGGAAAAGAGTACGCGGCCAAACTCAATTCAGCAAACCGATAGACCCGAAAGCGAAAACACTTTTCATAACGGGTAATTTAAAATCAGAATCAGAGCCGGGAGAAATCGTCCCACTGAAAACAAAACTGCCCGCCAGCTATGAAACGAAACATCACCATGTCGGCATCACCATCAAAAAGATCAAACAGCAAGGCAGACGGGTGATTGTCAATTATCAATTCAGCGGAATTAATGTAAGCAAGACGGATGAAGATCAGCTGATGAATGTCGGTGAGTCAATCGGTCTCGGCGATACGAAAAAAATGAAAACCTGGCCATCGCTTGATGAGTATGAAAAAGGCTATTATCTGAAAGGGAATAAGGCGAAAGTCACGAATCTTAAAACGGGTGAAATGGAATCCGTTTTTGAATTGGATGATTCATCTGATAATGACTATTCATTGCGCGATTTCTCATTCGATTCATATGCTTTGTATGTCAATCAAACGGCCATGAACACTTTAGCAGGTGACAGCAAGATCACATTCGCGGTTCCGGTACGGCCTGCGGACGGAAAATGATGACAGGGAGGCGGCTTTTGCCGTCTTCCATTTTTGATCAATTAACGAATAAACTAATTTTTTTTAACGGGATTGTTCGTTTTTTATATTGAGTTTTCAAAATTGTATTGATACAATAGACTCAGAAATCAAATATGCAGATATCGTATAATGGCGGGGATATGGCTCGCAAGTTTCTACCAAGCTACCGTAAATGGCTTGACTACGGATCAATCTCAATCGTTTGATATAAATAATCCATTCTTATTTATTCAGACTGAACGTATGTAGTCAAGCGTCCCAATGTATTTGGGGCGTTTTTTATTTGGCGGATAACGGGCAGAATAAATGGGAGAGAATGAAGGAGGCAATTGGCTTGAAGCAATTTTTTCAGTTTGATGAGCTGGGGACAAGCTATCGTAATGAAATCATCGGCGGTTTAACGACCTTTTTGTCAATGGCGTACATTCTGTTCGTCAATCCGCTGACATTGTCTTTAAACGGTGTGAAGGGATTTCCGGAAGCATTAAAAATTGATCAAGGCGCGGTGTTCACCGCTACAGCCCTTGCGTCTGCGGCCGGCTGTATTTTAATGGGGCTGATAGCAAAGTATCCGATTGCGATTGCGCCGGGTATGGGGTTAAACGCGTTTTTTGCTTTCTCTGTCGTACTCGGTATGGGAATTTCCTGGCAGGCTGCGCTTTCCGGCGTTTTGATTTCCGGAATTATTTTCGTGGCGCTTTCGCTGACGGGATTGCGGGAAAAAATCATTAATGCAATTCCG is a window encoding:
- a CDS encoding DUF4129 domain-containing transglutaminase family protein, with amino-acid sequence MPHDENQGSRLSLLLFYFLAFLLLWEWLRPLHNFTDTKHTGFFIIFIGLAFLLSFFRMRWYVTVPSCILFTLISIHMLFYKGSVFQPEWLASFLRDVMLNARHIGTGRWNDMNPSFRTLLFFVLLWLLVYLLHYWVIYQRKILFFFIMTVAYITVLDTFTPYDAAYAVIRIVFIGFLMMGLLNMERIRLTEHIAFKKRLIIKWFLPLALFICASVLFGLAAPKSDPNWPDPVPFLKKITNHKEVPAAESKIGYGNHDETLGGPFQQDDTPVFTWKGKERAYFRVETKDTYTGKGWVETDQGMSYKLNGGNVEDIWFDRSVQTRRYTAQVSIDENYLYNHVMYPIGVSNIKPKHSIQLEMNGNTEQITPISEQVGSIRNMGRYTVTFHAPVFKLNDLKKVKVKRYREQNQFNDRYLQLPDSLPERVRQLADRLTRDHHNMFDKAKAVEDYLGSSAFSYDTQDVAVPEHNQDYVDQFLFETKRGYCDNFSSAMAVLLRSAGIPARWVKGYTSGEYKGAGDQNGHLYEVTNNNAHSWVEVYFPDQGWVTFEPTKGFTNPTEFTSEQNHTAGKDGGSSAGNSDTPSDKQRQETKPEKKETPKKREHSAAPHPVMHNKTAAQLWPYAAIIIVISAAAALVWVLRARWIPHVAAARLKRRTDEDVFFDAYAALLRQLKRKGFSRGDGETLRDFAARIDEAYHTDDMSELTLRYERALYRSDNAAELWNESVQLWENIIKTR
- the guaA gene encoding glutamine-hydrolyzing GMP synthase, which codes for MTKLVNEMILVLDFGSQYNQLITRRIREFGVYSELHPHTLTAEEIKEMNPKGIILSGGPNSVYDEGSFRCDEKIFELDIPVLGICYGMQLMTHYLGGKVEAASQREYGKANIQIQGTPDLFKDLPEEQVVWMSHGDLVVQVPEGFTVDATSHHCPNSAMSKKDKKWYGVQFHPEVRHSEYGNDLLKNFVFGPCECKGEWSMENFIEIEMQKIRETVGDKQVLCALSGGVDSSVVAVLIHKAIGDQLTCIFVDHGLLRKGEAEGVMKTFSEGFNMNVIKVDAKDRFLNKLKGVSDPEQKRKIIGNEFIYVFDDEAVKLKGIDYLAQGTLYTDIIESGTATAQTIKSHHNVGGLPEDMQFELIEPLNTLFKDEVRALGTELGIPDDIVWRQPFPGPGLGIRVLGEVTEEKLEIVRESDAILREEVANHGLERDIWQYFTVLPDIRSVGVMGDARSYDYTIGIRAVTSIDGMTSDWARIPWDVLEVISTRIVNEVKHINRVVYDITSKPPATIEWE
- a CDS encoding sigma-70 family RNA polymerase sigma factor; amino-acid sequence: MKEERLIKKAKKGDASAFEKLITAHQETLYKTAYLYLHHKEDTLDAVQETAYKAFLHIAQLKEPKYFKTWLIRILLNTIFAMRKKHGDVIPFEQHHDTCAENKNVEEYIDLRNALETLDEHIQLTIQLYYFQDFSISIIAEQTGMAEGTVKTHLHRARKALKQELEKEDKQIWKSIK
- a CDS encoding DUF4179 domain-containing protein, which codes for MEKHQMKQLYQDIDVPKAELKNVIHSAAVRAGKEGAVRRRWGRKLINGFAVAAALFFLYLSSGLFMPSVNTAMGNIPAAGQIYSLFQDKAGSALFKSNLVTKLNEKAESRGITVTVKSVYYDSGQLVYNFIVDNLKSDEESIPFQVDYKDTRNILSEDYDRTDMKKMKDGRYGGQLRLFTDGSKLKDGDKLPLVITKIKDIPGNWRFTLPIKKQKSVSLEGTKAVNVNNGLYRFFDIRAENGTMGSALLYSVDFHDAAKNDAISIDEATDDAGNHYEMTMSNIDLGSRKNLPGGGKRVRGQTQFSKPIDPKAKTLFITGNLKSESEPGEIVPLKTKLPASYETKHHHVGITIKKIKQQGRRVIVNYQFSGINVSKTDEDQLMNVGESIGLGDTKKMKTWPSLDEYEKGYYLKGNKAKVTNLKTGEMESVFELDDSSDNDYSLRDFSFDSYALYVNQTAMNTLAGDSKITFAVPVRPADGK